The sequence below is a genomic window from Deltaproteobacteria bacterium.
CGTCGACTTTAGCATCGCGCGCCATCGCCACAGCTTGTTCGATCGAATCGGTCGGCGAATGCGGCTTCACCTGATCGAACACGACACATTTTTCGCCCAACGCAGTTTTGACCTTGCCAAGCAAAAACGTCTTCGCCACCGACGGCGATATCAACACCATCGCCCGGTTACCGCCGAGCCGTTCCAATTCTTCGGATAATTTTCCGAGCGAGCCTTGGCCCGAGATAACACGCTCGACTCTGGGATTGTTAAATATAAATGAAGTTCCTGCCATGTGATCTCACCAATGATGATATACTTCGCGCAGAGACGTGGAGGTCGCAGAGGAAAAATTTGTCTTTTCTTTGCGTTCTCTGCGTTCTTTGCGGTTAAATCATCCGATTCCGCATCCCGGCGTGCAGCGCCCTTTGTGAACCCTTGTGCTCTTTTTGTTCAAGTCTCTTCACTCTTCATAAATCTCAACCCGGATCGCCTGCCCGCGCCCCGACTCCGGACACGCGCTCGCCGCGACGAGCAAATCCATCTCGGCGCGAAAGTCCACATGCGCCTCGTTCTGCGGCCGTACCATGGTGTCGTACATCACGCCGGTGTCGGGGTCGATGCGCATGCACTGAAAAATATTGAACGGGCTTGGCACATCGTCCGGCGCGATGTTCCAAGGCTTCACCGCAGCGCTCAAATTCTCCCAGCAGCCGTGGGTCGGAATCTCTTCAGCTTTCTTCGGATTGATATCAACTCCCTCGGCGAACACCCTCTTCGACTGCCCCTGCGCTACCATCTCGAAGCGCCTGCGGCTGCACATCCCCTTCTGCAAATCGTGCCGCCCCTCTGTGAACGTGTCTTCGACAATCGTCATCAACGGACTGTTGCGCTTGGAATAAAGCACGTCGCCGGTGCTGATAAAAATTTTCACTTGATTGGTCTTGGTGCGCGCCTGATCGAAACGCTCGGTCAAATCGTGCAGATTGAACGCCACGAAGTCGACAATGCTTTTCCCCGCAATGCGAATGCGCTGCCCTTTCTTAAGTTCAAACGCCGCGCCGGAATTTTTCGGCACGACCTGACTATTCAAAATAGCCATCATTTGCTCTCGGTACTGGGAATCCTAGTATAGAATTTTGTCATAGTCTCGTCCCGAAAACCCACGGGTTCTTATCTTGCGTGCCCATTTCTTGATTGAGGCTGCTTGGGCAGCCGCGGTGGCTTTTGCGCCGATATTCTTATGCAGCACAACCTTTCGGCCATTTGTAACCGAGGGGTTGCTGTGTTGAACAATGGTTTTCATGTGAGAGCCCGCTATGACAATATATCATTCTAGTCAAACAAAAAACCCGCTGCGCTCCATGAGAGCGACAGCGGGTTTTTCAGCCACGGAGCTAATGGTCAGCGCACTTTCACCCGCCCCTTCTTCAACTTCTCGCCCGTTTCAAAATAGCGGCCTTGGACCGCGAGCTTGGCTTCTTCGTCGAGCTCGTCGCTCCATTGGCCGAGCGAGTAACCGAACCATGGCGACTGCGGCCGCAGTTTCGGCAGCTCCAGCTCTTCCCAAATCTTGCGCGCGTTTTCCATGTACTCGCGCTTGGGCAGCGACACCGGCGGGAACGGTTCTTTGAGAATCGCGTTGCAGAGCATCGCCGATTCGTCGGCCGGCAAATGATAAGACACCACGTCGGTGCCTTTGACTTCGTGCTCGTAGAGAAACGGTGGAGCATGGCCCTTTTCCATGCCCGGGACGATGTGAACATCCTTGTGCGGCTTCATGCGGTAGCACATGGCCCAAAAGACTGCTGCTTCGTTGGAGGGGTCGATGTCTTCATCGACCGCGACCACGATCTTGCCGACACCGGGATGAAACGAGCAGGCGGCGTGCAGCGCGCGCCATACTTCGGCTTCGTTGGGCTTGCGCATTTGAATGATCACGAGCTTGTAGGTGTTGGTCAGCGGCTCGTGCATCTCGACGCGCAGCACGGAAGTGATGCGGCACTCGTCGCGCAGGTGCACCAGCATCAAACGATCGTAGCCGATCTTGCGAATGACCGACGATTCGCTGGGCGTCAGTTGGCTCAACCAAGACGTGTAGATTGCGTCTTTACGATAGGTAATCGCGGTGACGTCCATGAACGGATTCAACTGGCGTGGATGCATGTAGCCGTG
It includes:
- a CDS encoding urea carboxylase-associated family protein, whose amino-acid sequence is MMAILNSQVVPKNSGAAFELKKGQRIRIAGKSIVDFVAFNLHDLTERFDQARTKTNQVKIFISTGDVLYSKRNSPLMTIVEDTFTEGRHDLQKGMCSRRRFEMVAQGQSKRVFAEGVDINPKKAEEIPTHGCWENLSAAVKPWNIAPDDVPSPFNIFQCMRIDPDTGVMYDTMVRPQNEAHVDFRAEMDLLVAASACPESGRGQAIRVEIYEE